From Salarias fasciatus chromosome 5, fSalaFa1.1, whole genome shotgun sequence, a single genomic window includes:
- the lrig1 gene encoding leucine-rich repeats and immunoglobulin-like domains protein 1, with the protein MAALPGRFGLVSGCVFYLILSLQLFHGFVLGSDEACPSNCTCAGDSVDCSSLELTATPLDLPVRTVSLNLGHNKLTVINPEAFANLLNLRELRLDHNELTSIPDLGQAASKIVSLYLHHNKIRSIDGRRTRELVSVETLDLSNNNVSELRGHCFPAGLQIRDLYLANNKISALELGALDHLGSTLQVLRLSRNRINQIPVRAFQLPRLTQLELNRNRIRQVEGLTFQGLSSLEVLKLQRNSISKLTDGAFWDLAKMKVLHLDYNSLTEVNSGSLYGLSSLQQLFLSNNSIARINPDGWKFCQKLRELNLSYNNLTRLDEGSLAVLGDLQTLRLGHNSISHINEGAFRGLKAVRVLELDHNDISGTIEDTNGAFSGLDSLNKLTLFGNKIKSVAKKAFSGLETLEHLNLGENAIRSIQPDAFSKMRNLKTLLVQSSSLLCDCQLHWLPGWLASRGLQAGVNASCAHPESLKGTSIFEAPPSSFVCDDLPKPQITVQPETTVTVLGSDVRLTCTAASSSSSPMTFAWRKDQELLRQAEMENYAHVRPHHQGATSAAPAAGAGVMEYTTILHLRHVTFAHEGRYQCIITNHFGSTYSSKARLIVNVLPSFVKTPRDSTIRTGHTARLECAAEGHPAPQIAWQKDGGTDFPAARERRMHVMPDDDVFFIMDVKPEDMGVYSCTAKNTAGTVSANATLTVLETPHLAQDLEDRSVAVGDTVALQCKALGSPPPRITWLRNDQPLRPSDRHHFTPGNQLLVISSASAEDAGRYTCLMSNTLGTERAHSQLVVTPRRSPCPPPAGPSTVTIGIIVIAVVTSIVITSLVWVCIIYQTRKKSEECSVTNTDETIVPPDVPSYLSSQGTLSERQDVCIRVEAGGGPQPNGHVVDPAGFDGAVVCSDCMDNGSSYSKDHDYLSHGFGPAGGPEYQQHDVPPPYSHCHPGGPYDTGPLCGGTPNGIRRDAPGSMHPKNHNTTQLSQHDRTAGRTGQPSAPPPEDSFHKPVKLGGVRLDTDCDSELRQTLLSNGHALRASQSESAPLRRASD; encoded by the exons aaatcTTGGCCACAACAAGCTAACTGTCATCAACCCCGAAGCCTTTGCCAACCTTCTCAACTTGAGAGAGCT GAGGCTCGACCACAATGAACTGACCTCCATACCGGATTTAGGACAGGCTGCTTCCAAGATCGTATCCCTCTACCT ACATCACAATAAGATCCGCAGTATCGACGGCAGACGGACCAGAGAGCTGGTCTCTGTGGAGACGCTGGACCTGAGCAATAACAACGTCAGTGAGCTGCGGGGACACTGCTTCCCCGCGGGCCTCCAAATCAGAGACCT GTACCTGGCTAACAACAAGATCAGCGCGCTGGAGCTGGGAGCGCTGGACCATCTGGGCTCCACGCTGCAGGTTCTGAGACTGAGCCGAAACCGCATCAACCAGATCCCCGTCAGAGCCTTCCAGCTCCCCAGGCTCACCCAGCT tgagcTGAACAGGAACCGAATCCGTCAGGTGGAGGGTCTGACCTTCCAGGGTCTGTCCAGTCTGGAGGTCCTCAAGCTGCAGAGGAACAGCATCAGCAAACTGACTGACGGAGCCTTCTGGGATTTGGCCAAAATGAAAGTCCT CCACCTGGACTATAACAGCCTGACGGAGGTGAACAGCGGCTCCCTGTACGgcctctcctccctgcagcaaCTCTTCCTCAGTAACAACTCCATAGCTCGCATCAACCCCGACGGATGGAAGTTCTGCCAGAAGCTGAGAGAGCT gaatCTGTCCTACAACAACTTGACTCGTCTGGATGAGGGGAGCCTGGCTGTGCTGGGGGATCTCCAGACCCTGCGCCTGGGCCACAACTCCATCAGCCACATCAACGAGGGAGCCTTCAGAGGCCTCAAAGCCGTCCGAGTCCT GGAGCTGGACCATAACGACATCTCGGGGACAATAGAGGACACCAATGGGGCCTTCTCCGGATTGGACAGCCTCAACAAGCT GACTCTGTTTGGAAACAAGATCAAATCGGTGGCCAAGAAAGCCTTCTCCGGCCTGGAGACCCTGGAACACCT GAACCTGGGGGAGAACGCCATCCGATCCATCCAGCCCGACGCCTTCAGTAAGATGAGGAACCTCAAAACTCT GCTggtgcagagcagcagtctgCTGTGCGACTGTCAGCTGCACTGGCTGCCCGGCTGGCTGGCGTCTCGAGGCCTGCAGGCCGGCGTCAACGCCTCCTGCGCTCACCCGGAGAGCCTGAAGGGCACCAGCATCTTCGAGGCTCCGCCCAGCAGCTTCGTCTGCG ACGACCTTCCCAAACCCCAGATCACCGTGCAGCCGGAAACCACCGTGACGGTCCTGGGCAGCGACGTGCGGCTCACCTGCacggcggcgagcagcagctcctcccccATGACCTTCGCCTGGCGCAAGGACCAGGAGCTGCTCCGGCAGGCCGAGATGGAGAACTACGCCCACGTGCGCCCCCACCACCAGGGCGCCACGTCCGCCGCGCCCGCCGCGGGAGCGGGCGTGATGGAGTACACCACCATCCTGCACCTGCGCCACGTCACCTTCGCCCACGAGGGCCGATACCAGTGCATCATCACCAACCACTTCGGCTCCACCTACTCCAGCAAGGCCCGGCTCATCGTGAACG TCCTCCCGTCCTTTGTGAAGACTCCCCGGGACAGCACCATCCGCACGGGCCACACCGCCCGGCTGGAGTGCGCCGCCGAGGGCCACCCGGCGCCGCAGATCGCCTGGCAGAAGGACGGCGGCACCGACTTCCCCGCCGCCCGCGAGCGGCGCATGCACGTGATGCCCGACGACGACGTGTTCTTCATCATGGACGTGAAGCCCGAGGACATGGGCGTGTACAGCTGCACCGCCAAGAACACGGCCGGCACCGTGTCGGCCAACGCCACGCTCACCGTCCTGG AGACGCCCCACCTGGcgcaggacctggaggaccgcAGCGTCGCCGTGGGCGACACGGTGGCGCTGCAGTGCAAAGCCCTGGGCAGCCCGCCGCCGCGCATCACCTGGCTGCGCAACGACCAGCCGCTGCGGCCGTCCGACAGGCACCACTTCACCCCGGGGAACCAGCTGCTGGTCATCAGCTCCGCCTCGGCCGAGGACGCCGGCCGCTACACCTGCCTCATGTCCAACACGCTGGGCACGGAGCGCGCCCACAGCCAGCTGGTGGTGACGCCGCGGAGGAGCCCCtgcccgccgcccgccggccCCAGCACCGTCACCATCGGCATCATCGTCATCGCCGTGGTGACCAGCATCGTCATCACGTCTCTGGTGTGGGTGTGCATCATCTACCAGACCAGGAAGAAGAGCGAGGAGTGCAGCGTGACCAACACCG ATGAGACCATCGTTCCTCCGGACGTTCCCAGCTACCTCTCCTCTCAGGGCACGCTGTCTGAGCGGCAGGACGTTTGCATCCGTGTGGAGGCCGGCGGCGGCCCGCAGCCCAACGGCCACGTGGTCGACCCCGCAG GCTTCGACGGCGCCGTGGTGTGCTCCGACTGCATGGACAACGGCAGCAGCTACTCCAAAGACCACGACTACCTGAGCCACGGCTTCGGCCCCGCCGGGGGCCCGGAGTACCAGCAGCACGACGTCCCGCCGCCCTACTCGCACTGTCACCCGGGGGGGCCGTACGACACCGGCCCGCTCTGCGGCGGGACCCCCAACGGGATCCGGAGAGACGCCCCGGGATCCATGCACCCCAAAAACCACAACACGACACAGCTGAGCCAGCACGACCGGACAG CGGGCCGGACGGGACAGCCCAGCGCCCCGCCGCCGGAGGACTCCTTCCACAAGCCGGTGAAGCTGGGCGGCGTGCGCCTCGACACGGACTGCGATTCCGAGCTCAGACAGACTCTGCTCTCCAACGGACACGCCCTCCGAGCGTCTCAGAGCGAGAGCGCGCCGCTGAGGCGGGCCAGCGACTag